The Candidatus Aminicenantes bacterium genome window below encodes:
- a CDS encoding serine/threonine protein kinase, whose protein sequence is MTPEPQIPGYRIEEELGKGGMADVYLAVQENLERRVAIKVLLPALFRDESLAHRFLREARTAAGFKHPHIVDIYDVGRDELSHYIIMEYLPGGSLSDRIKQGSLNSDQALKIFTGLASALDYAHGKGFIHRDVKPDNILFREDGTPV, encoded by the coding sequence ATGACACCTGAACCGCAGATACCGGGTTACCGCATCGAAGAAGAATTGGGCAAGGGCGGCATGGCCGACGTCTACCTGGCCGTCCAGGAGAACCTGGAGCGGCGGGTGGCCATAAAGGTCCTGCTTCCCGCCCTTTTCAGGGATGAGAGCCTTGCCCACCGTTTCCTGCGCGAGGCGCGCACCGCGGCCGGGTTTAAACACCCCCACATCGTTGATATTTACGACGTGGGGCGGGATGAACTCAGCCATTACATCATCATGGAATACCTGCCTGGCGGCAGTTTGTCGGATCGCATAAAGCAGGGTTCTCTGAATTCGGACCAGGCCCTGAAAATCTTTACCGGTCTGGCCTCCGCCCTGGATTACGCCCATGGCAAGGGCTTCATCCACCGGGACGTGAAGCCCGACAATATATTGTTTCGCGAAGACGGCACGCCGGTGT